Sequence from the Panicum virgatum strain AP13 chromosome 5N, P.virgatum_v5, whole genome shotgun sequence genome:
AACCCAACAAAGTCCAGCAACAAGAGCCGAACGAAACCCTAGTTAGTTAACGAGCCTGACCATCCTCGCGACCTCGCCTCCCCCGGATCGCATCGATGCAACAACCGACCACCATGGTGCCGTCGCCGCAGCCGCCCGCGCTGTCCGGCGGCACGATGTTCCTCCCGCCCCAACCGCGGGCCTCCGCCGCGTGCACGTCCATCTGCTGCACCTGCGGCGTCGCCATGCCGCCGAACGCGGCCAACACGTGCGCGCGCTGCCTCCGCGCGCGCGTCGACATCACGGAGGGCgtaccgcgccacgccgccgtggTGTACTGCCCGGCGTGCTCCTCGTACCTCCAGCCCCCGCGGTCCTggctccgcgccgccccggaGTCACCCGAGCTCATGCagatcctcctccgccgcgtgcATCGCCAGATCGCCCGCCTCGGCGCCGCGTTCGCCGCCGCGGAGTTTGTCTTCACGGAGCCCCACTCCAAGCGCCTCAAGCTCCGCCTCCGCGTCCGACGCGAGGTCCTCCACGGCGTCACGATGGAGCAGGCCCACGTCGTCGAGTTCACCGTCCACGACCGCCTCTGCGACGCCTGCGGCAGGGCCCAGGCCGACCCCGACCAGTGGTCCGCCGTCGTGCAGGTGCGGCAGCGCGCGTCGCACCGCCGCACGCTCCTCCACCTCGAGCAGCAGCTCGTCAGGCACGGCGCCGCGGACTCGGCCCTCCGCGTGGACGGGAACCCCGGCGGGCTCGACTTGTACTTCGCGTCGCGCTcccacgccgcccgcctcgtGGACTTCGTCTCCTCCGTCGCGCCCGCCCGCGTGGGCACGGCGAAGCAGCTCGTCTCGCACGACACCAAGAGCAACTCGTACAACTTCAAGCACACCTTCTCCCTGGAGCTCTGCCCGATCTGCCGCGACGACCTCATCTTCCTGCCCGGCGAGGTGTCCCGCGCCCTTGGCGGCCTGGGCCCCCTCGTCCTCTGCATCAAGGTCACCAGTTCGCTCGCGCTGCTCGACACCAACAACATGCGCGTCGTCGTGCTGGGCATGAAGGAGTACGACCGGTACAAGTTCGAGCCCCTGCTCACCAGCCGCCGGCTCGTGGAGTACGTCGTGCTCGACGTGGAGCACGACCCTTCCGGCGGCGTCACGGTGCTCGGCTCCCAGTACATGATGTCATGGGCGCATGTCGCCCGCGCGTCGGACTTGGGCAAGAACGACACCATCTTCACCGTGAAGACGCACCTCGGCTACCAACTCAAGCCCGGGGACTATGCGCTGGGGTACGACCTCTACAGCGTCAACTCCAACAACGACGACTTGGAGAGGTATGGGCAGAGCCACGAGATACCTGATGCGGTGCTTGCCAAGAAGAG
This genomic interval carries:
- the LOC120675137 gene encoding 60S ribosomal export protein NMD3-like; translated protein: MVPSPQPPALSGGTMFLPPQPRASAACTSICCTCGVAMPPNAANTCARCLRARVDITEGVPRHAAVVYCPACSSYLQPPRSWLRAAPESPELMQILLRRVHRQIARLGAAFAAAEFVFTEPHSKRLKLRLRVRREVLHGVTMEQAHVVEFTVHDRLCDACGRAQADPDQWSAVVQVRQRASHRRTLLHLEQQLVRHGAADSALRVDGNPGGLDLYFASRSHAARLVDFVSSVAPARVGTAKQLVSHDTKSNSYNFKHTFSLELCPICRDDLIFLPGEVSRALGGLGPLVLCIKVTSSLALLDTNNMRVVVLGMKEYDRYKFEPLLTSRRLVEYVVLDVEHDPSGGVTVLGSQYMMSWAHVARASDLGKNDTIFTVKTHLGYQLKPGDYALGYDLYSVNSNNDDLERYGQSHEIPDAVLAKKSYKKSAGSSKPQDGSQRDGVDIEEIAMGIGCIDLNPSDEKEVDELLEDLAI